The following proteins come from a genomic window of Nitrospirota bacterium:
- a CDS encoding radical SAM protein, whose translation MKIMFVMVKEDYIDPMNIELLSALAKQEGHETFLNVIEHNNLMEEIRSIRPDVVAYSAKTGESNVMFRANRTIKATYKDRIFTVMGGPHPTFNSMRMQLHGEHLKLPLTFAGPAMPRVVEDTQLDALVVGEGDDAWPSILRVLSTEGSLDEIPNVVTRTNRKPDGSVVLRERNMALDDLPYLDRDVVYAKTRLKDFGMRSLMAGRGCPFPCTYCFNAKYNAMYKGKGKMLNRYSVDRLIAELEDMIRRHRTQFIKFYDDVFVFRTDEWLIEFADKYPRAIGLPFHCLVRSDLVRRDPDILTYLKKAGIKSISMSIESGNPFIREQIFKRGMDAEDIRFAFELCHKHDIHTFSNTILAVPVPTIPDPAAPDFERKANDLCMHLESYHRMNLAALRNEVYLNGPLDAAARKKVVEYLEGLGLRHRVLDYDIESVDINIQNGVVFGEFPELHPYPGTPVSQYTIDVGAFDGDFEKLHQNYQTESPFTCFTPQEKLEQVNLSLLGLVLLVFPSWRNLVVNHLIKRRWTKLYFIMYYLAKAYLIGTKIYPMKYSARHILRTIRESFFSELLKHSREEGEKFYQMRKGLSQPPSEVLGGPWQS comes from the coding sequence ATGAAAATCATGTTCGTCATGGTCAAGGAAGACTACATTGACCCGATGAACATCGAGCTCCTTTCCGCGCTCGCTAAGCAGGAAGGACACGAGACATTCCTGAATGTAATCGAGCACAACAATCTCATGGAAGAGATCCGCTCGATCCGGCCAGATGTCGTGGCCTACAGTGCCAAGACCGGCGAGAGCAACGTGATGTTCCGTGCCAACCGGACCATCAAGGCGACCTATAAGGACCGGATCTTCACCGTAATGGGTGGCCCCCACCCGACCTTTAACTCGATGCGCATGCAGCTCCATGGAGAGCACTTGAAGCTCCCGCTGACGTTTGCCGGCCCCGCCATGCCGCGGGTGGTCGAGGACACCCAGTTGGACGCACTGGTGGTTGGGGAAGGGGACGACGCCTGGCCTTCGATCCTACGAGTGCTCTCCACGGAAGGCAGCCTCGATGAGATTCCAAACGTCGTGACACGGACCAACCGCAAGCCGGACGGCAGCGTCGTGCTACGGGAGCGGAACATGGCGCTGGACGATCTCCCCTACCTGGATCGCGACGTCGTATATGCGAAGACTCGTCTCAAAGACTTCGGCATGCGCAGCCTGATGGCCGGGCGAGGCTGCCCCTTCCCGTGCACCTATTGTTTCAACGCCAAGTACAACGCCATGTACAAGGGCAAGGGGAAAATGCTGAACCGCTATAGCGTGGACCGGCTCATCGCCGAGCTGGAGGATATGATCCGGCGGCATCGGACCCAGTTCATCAAGTTCTATGACGACGTCTTCGTGTTCCGCACGGATGAGTGGCTGATCGAGTTCGCGGACAAATATCCCAGAGCGATTGGGCTGCCATTCCACTGCTTGGTCCGTTCCGACCTGGTTCGCCGCGATCCGGATATCCTGACTTACCTCAAGAAGGCTGGGATCAAGTCCATCAGCATGTCCATTGAGTCAGGGAACCCCTTCATTCGGGAGCAGATCTTCAAGCGCGGGATGGACGCCGAGGACATCCGGTTCGCCTTCGAGCTCTGCCACAAGCACGACATCCACACCTTCTCGAACACGATCCTGGCCGTGCCGGTGCCGACCATTCCGGACCCGGCCGCGCCCGATTTCGAGCGGAAGGCGAACGACCTCTGCATGCACCTGGAGTCCTACCACCGGATGAACCTCGCAGCGCTCCGGAACGAGGTGTATCTGAACGGCCCGCTGGACGCGGCGGCCCGCAAGAAGGTCGTGGAGTACCTCGAAGGCCTGGGCCTGCGGCATCGGGTGCTCGACTACGACATCGAGTCCGTCGACATCAACATCCAGAACGGGGTGGTGTTCGGCGAGTTTCCCGAGCTGCATCCCTATCCGGGCACGCCGGTGTCCCAATACACCATCGACGTCGGGGCCTTCGATGGGGACTTCGAGAAGCTCCACCAGAACTACCAGACCGAGTCGCCCTTCACCTGCTTCACCCCGCAGGAGAAATTGGAGCAGGTCAACCTCTCGCTGCTTGGCCTCGTCCTGCTGGTCTTCCCGTCCTGGCGTAACCTCGTCGTCAACCACCTGATCAAGCGGCGCTGGACGAAGCTCTACTTCATCATGTACTACCTGGCCAAAGCCTATCTGATAGGGACCAAGATCTACCCGATGAAGTACTCGGCCCGTCATATCCTGCGGACGATTAGGGAGAGCTTCTTCTCGGAGCTCCTCAAGCACTCCCGCGAGGAGGGCGAAAAGTTCTACCAGATGCGCAAGGGGCTCAGCCAGCCTCCCAGCGAAGTTCTTGGAGGCCCATGGCAGAGCTGA
- a CDS encoding glycosyltransferase family 2 protein: MNERTLSIIIPALNEEGSLPTAVTTVLGAIGDRFADYELLIFDDGSTDRTGAIADGLAAGNPHIRVIHNPRNMGFGYNYRRGVELARMEYVTMFPGDNEIPGEAIQAILAAVGSVDIVVPYISTPAVRSRSRQMISSAFVELVNLLFGLRLSYYNGPCVHRRSLLLSVPMRTHGFAYMAAILVRLIRSGHSYIEVPMSLQARQHGRSKAFKLKNIVSVLRTLGELFWEVRVAERHKYRGSVRRVESRA; encoded by the coding sequence ATGAACGAGCGCACCCTCTCTATCATCATCCCGGCCCTAAACGAGGAGGGTAGCCTGCCGACCGCCGTAACGACGGTGCTAGGAGCCATCGGCGACCGATTCGCCGACTACGAACTGCTCATCTTCGACGACGGGAGCACCGATCGCACAGGCGCCATCGCCGACGGGCTGGCGGCTGGGAACCCGCACATTCGAGTGATCCACAACCCACGAAACATGGGGTTCGGTTACAACTACAGACGAGGCGTGGAGCTTGCTAGGATGGAATACGTGACCATGTTTCCAGGCGACAACGAGATTCCAGGCGAGGCGATCCAAGCGATCCTGGCGGCGGTAGGGTCTGTGGACATCGTGGTGCCCTACATCTCGACACCCGCGGTGCGGTCCCGAAGCCGCCAGATGATTTCTTCCGCCTTCGTGGAGCTGGTCAATTTGCTCTTCGGACTGAGGCTCAGCTATTATAACGGTCCCTGCGTCCATCGCCGGTCGCTGCTGCTGTCCGTGCCCATGCGCACTCACGGGTTTGCCTACATGGCCGCGATTCTGGTTCGCCTGATCCGGTCCGGTCACAGCTACATCGAGGTGCCGATGTCTCTACAGGCTAGGCAGCATGGCCGCTCGAAGGCCTTCAAACTCAAGAACATCGTAAGTGTGCTACGAACGCTCGGCGAACTCTTTTGGGAGGTCCGGGTTGCGGAGCGTCACAAGTACCGCGGCTCGGTGCGGCGGGTCGAATCGCGGGCCTGA
- a CDS encoding transketolase C-terminal domain-containing protein: MTRDLKFFQAINEATDLCLARDPSVYLMGLHVPADPKGVFGTVLGLSKKYGPERVMDMPTSENGMTGVAIGSALVGMRPIMVHQRIEFALLAVEQIINQAANWHYMFGGQAAMPLVIRMIIGRGWGQGPQHSQSLQALFAHVPGLKVVMPATPHDAKGLLIAAVEDNNPVIYLEHRWLHNVFGPVPEGRYTVPIGKARTARKGMDVTIVATSYMVLESLRAADLLARDGIEAEVVDVRSLRPLDKVQIFESIRKTGRLVVVDGAWRSLGFAAEVLALAAEQIYGILKAPPARVTFPDLPSPSTPALAQHFYPRAVHVVNGVRTMMGLPEVTEEQLGIQHETPLDVPDKAFTGPF; this comes from the coding sequence ATGACCAGGGACCTGAAATTCTTCCAGGCGATCAACGAGGCGACCGACCTGTGCCTGGCCCGTGATCCGTCCGTCTACCTGATGGGGCTGCACGTGCCCGCCGACCCCAAGGGCGTCTTCGGCACGGTCCTGGGACTATCGAAGAAATACGGGCCGGAGCGGGTGATGGACATGCCCACGTCCGAAAACGGCATGACCGGGGTGGCCATCGGCTCGGCCCTCGTCGGGATGCGACCGATCATGGTGCACCAGCGTATCGAATTTGCGCTTCTGGCGGTTGAGCAGATTATCAATCAGGCTGCCAACTGGCACTACATGTTCGGCGGTCAGGCAGCAATGCCTCTGGTCATCCGCATGATCATCGGGCGCGGCTGGGGGCAGGGCCCCCAACACTCCCAGAGCCTTCAGGCACTGTTCGCCCACGTACCCGGGCTCAAGGTGGTGATGCCCGCGACGCCCCACGACGCCAAGGGGCTCTTGATCGCTGCCGTCGAGGACAACAATCCCGTCATCTACCTGGAGCACCGATGGCTCCACAACGTCTTTGGGCCGGTTCCCGAAGGGCGCTATACGGTGCCGATCGGGAAGGCCAGGACGGCGAGAAAAGGCATGGACGTCACGATCGTAGCCACTTCCTACATGGTGCTGGAGTCGCTGCGCGCGGCCGATCTGCTAGCCAGAGACGGCATAGAGGCGGAGGTGGTGGATGTACGCAGCCTGCGTCCCTTGGATAAAGTCCAGATCTTCGAGTCAATTCGCAAGACCGGAAGGCTGGTGGTGGTGGACGGCGCTTGGCGGTCTCTGGGCTTCGCCGCGGAGGTATTGGCGTTAGCGGCCGAGCAGATCTATGGAATCCTCAAGGCGCCCCCCGCGCGGGTGACCTTCCCGGATCTGCCCTCGCCCAGCACACCGGCCCTTGCGCAGCACTTCTACCCGCGCGCCGTGCACGTGGTGAACGGGGTCCGAACGATGATGGGGCTGCCGGAGGTCACCGAGGAACAACTCGGTATTCAGCACGAGACCCCCTTGGATGTGCCGGACAAGGCTTTCACCGGTCCCTTCTAG
- a CDS encoding thiamine pyrophosphate-dependent dehydrogenase E1 component subunit alpha has protein sequence MASVALRDLYLRMVRIRLVEEKIAELYPEQQMRCPVHLSVGQEAVAVGACAALEPEDYAVSTHRSHAHYLAKGGNLKAMLAELYGRVTGCCGGKGGSMHLIDRSVGFLGAVPIVGSTIPIGVGVAFGTILRKEHHVTIVFLGDGATEEGVFHEAVNFAVLKRLPVVFVCENNFFSVYSALDVRQPPLRDIHVLARGYGLDSHLGDGNDVEVVYAMTNVAVEKARAGGGPTFLEFKTYRWREHCGPHYDNHVGYRSEQEFEEWKARCPITSLKQRLLQRGQATQQDLNGIEAGLAEEVEAAVAFAKASPFPEPELLQDHLYAP, from the coding sequence ATGGCTTCCGTTGCCCTGCGCGATCTCTATCTCCGTATGGTGCGGATCCGTCTGGTCGAGGAGAAGATTGCCGAGCTCTATCCGGAACAGCAGATGCGCTGCCCGGTCCACCTCAGTGTCGGGCAAGAGGCGGTGGCGGTCGGAGCCTGTGCCGCCCTGGAGCCCGAGGACTATGCCGTCAGCACCCACCGCTCCCACGCCCACTACCTGGCCAAGGGGGGTAACCTCAAGGCCATGTTGGCAGAACTCTATGGACGGGTGACCGGCTGCTGCGGGGGCAAGGGCGGCTCGATGCATCTGATCGACCGGTCCGTCGGGTTCCTCGGCGCCGTGCCGATCGTGGGCAGCACCATCCCGATCGGCGTCGGGGTGGCCTTCGGGACCATCCTGCGAAAGGAACACCATGTGACCATTGTTTTTCTGGGCGATGGGGCGACGGAGGAAGGGGTCTTCCATGAGGCCGTCAACTTTGCCGTGCTCAAACGGTTACCGGTCGTATTCGTCTGCGAGAACAACTTCTTCTCCGTCTATTCCGCGCTGGATGTGCGTCAGCCTCCGTTGCGGGATATCCATGTGCTGGCCCGCGGGTACGGGCTTGACAGCCACCTAGGCGATGGTAATGACGTCGAGGTAGTCTACGCCATGACCAATGTGGCCGTGGAGAAAGCCCGGGCGGGAGGCGGACCGACGTTCCTGGAGTTCAAGACCTACCGGTGGCGGGAGCATTGCGGTCCCCATTACGACAACCACGTGGGATATCGATCGGAACAGGAATTCGAGGAATGGAAGGCCCGCTGCCCGATCACAAGCCTCAAACAGAGACTCTTACAGCGGGGCCAGGCCACGCAGCAGGACCTCAATGGGATCGAGGCTGGCCTCGCCGAGGAGGTCGAGGCGGCGGTGGCGTTCGCGAAGGCGAGTCCGTTCCCCGAGCCGGAGCTCCTGCAGGACCACCTGTACGCGCCATGA
- a CDS encoding radical SAM protein yields MDLYRIDSHKLMYHPDRIAQWQAAGDEWDKAKSIYPVYVEIAPAGACNHRCTFCAVDYIGYKARTIEKDLLIRRVTEMAEQGVRSIMYAGEGEPLLHKHIGEIIVRTQKVGIDVALTTNAVALNERVVQEALGSVTWIKASVNAGTRETYAKVHQTKADDFDRVFRNLAKAVEAKHANRYKCTIGVQMVLLPENEAESVALASRAKDIGADYVVIKPYSQHLMSTETMQKGYKDYDYSRLFPTEQELTALETDQFRVIFRRRTMEKLLETDRYYTVCQATPFFWAYVMASGDVYGCSAYLEDARFCYGNLNERSFSEIWEGEARRRSFQHVRHELNISECRQNCRMDEVNRYLWDLIHPPAHVNFI; encoded by the coding sequence ATGGACCTCTACCGTATAGATTCGCACAAACTCATGTACCACCCGGACCGGATCGCCCAGTGGCAGGCAGCGGGTGACGAGTGGGATAAGGCGAAGTCCATCTATCCCGTGTACGTGGAAATCGCCCCTGCCGGTGCCTGCAACCACCGCTGCACCTTCTGCGCGGTGGACTATATCGGCTACAAGGCCAGGACGATCGAGAAGGATCTTCTGATCCGCCGCGTGACTGAGATGGCCGAGCAGGGCGTCCGGAGTATCATGTACGCCGGAGAGGGGGAGCCGCTCCTCCACAAGCATATCGGCGAGATCATCGTCCGGACTCAAAAGGTCGGGATCGACGTAGCGCTGACCACGAACGCCGTCGCATTGAACGAAAGGGTCGTGCAAGAAGCGCTCGGCTCTGTGACCTGGATCAAGGCGAGCGTCAACGCCGGGACCAGGGAAACCTACGCGAAGGTGCACCAAACGAAGGCGGATGACTTTGACAGGGTTTTCCGCAACCTTGCCAAGGCGGTCGAGGCGAAGCACGCCAATCGTTACAAGTGCACCATTGGCGTGCAGATGGTGCTGCTTCCGGAGAACGAGGCAGAGTCCGTCGCGTTGGCCTCCCGCGCCAAGGACATTGGGGCGGACTATGTCGTCATCAAACCCTACTCCCAGCACCTGATGAGCACCGAAACGATGCAGAAGGGTTACAAGGACTACGATTACAGTCGCCTCTTTCCCACGGAGCAGGAGCTGACGGCGCTTGAAACCGATCAATTCCGGGTGATCTTCCGCCGGCGGACGATGGAGAAGCTCCTAGAGACCGATCGCTATTACACGGTCTGCCAGGCGACGCCGTTCTTTTGGGCCTACGTCATGGCCAGCGGTGACGTCTACGGATGCAGCGCCTACCTAGAGGATGCCCGGTTCTGCTACGGGAACCTCAATGAGCGGTCCTTTTCCGAGATTTGGGAAGGGGAGGCGAGACGGCGGAGCTTCCAGCATGTCCGCCACGAGTTGAACATCTCGGAATGCCGGCAAAACTGCCGCATGGATGAGGTCAACCGGTATCTGTGGGACCTCATTCATCCCCCCGCCCACGTCAACTTCATCTGA